From Passer domesticus isolate bPasDom1 chromosome 5, bPasDom1.hap1, whole genome shotgun sequence, the proteins below share one genomic window:
- the LOC135301448 gene encoding inositol 1,4,5-trisphosphate receptor-interacting protein-like 1, with the protein MGAATQGPSKVTLALYCLGKRVVQYPQPVGDGLDKATRLRMEVRAKLQEEERIRLEREVEQLALKQGSLRRQEHEEGSDDVYEEEVENVDANEEGVGNEEEGDNDVDGEENNNDDGNAQEADNAAANEEGAAANEEGAAANEVGNEAANAANINDVGNEAEEYRDRADNFGRIIMERIQWPEQDLEKGCAWTTTLMKHFAYYFRRVLSDSFYPVLHGAIGVGSAFEGWSPREQDVVYQVLIPMTPPRGHSFHLELGTAGQRRLRNFHIRVQQECTCTREQQDDNTLCFLHHPEEELRGCQDPSLLDTLCTGCYLDVQKTARWFYQLVKAIWPALPQSHQWHLVLLPSRRSCRFKVTNGTESYQIEMLFGVRQGNSDVFASSQPRQAHTSSTIWPESYAVAEMKFFRYIARRAPPDSLHLKCLQFFTRLQLGLGFSTYTMKTIVMHILSVLPVSQWRRRHFVRRLMDISESLRTCVEVRRLNHFIVGNQRLPEGIHLPPEVLMAGSCNLFHDLVMDPVAHSQAMSQYVDLHQWFKRILKNEQ; encoded by the exons ATGGGGGCAGCTACACAAGGCCCCAGCAAGGTAACGCTGGCCCTGTATTGCTTGGGCAAGCG TGTAGTCCAGTACCCACAGCCCGTGGGTGATGGCTTGGACAAGGCGACACGTCTGCGAATGGAGGTGCGTGCCAAGctccaggaagaggagaggattcGTCTGGAGCGGGAGGTGGAGCagctggccctgaagcagg ggagcctgaggagacaggagcatgaagaaggaagtgatgatgtatatgaagaggaagtggaaaatgtggatGCAAACGAAGAAGGTGTCGGAAACGAAGAAGAAGGAGACAACGAcgtggatggggaggaaaacaacaatgatgatggcaatgcacaggaagccgacaatgctgctgcaaatgaagaaggtgctgctgcaaatgaagaaggtgctgctgcaaatgaagttggcaatgaggctgcaaatgcagcaaacaTCAATGATGTTGGAAATGAAGCGGAAGAATACCGTGATCGTGCCGATAACTTTGGAAGAATCATAATGGAGCGCATACAGTGGcctgagcaggacctggaaaaaGGATGCGCGTGGACAACAACCTTGATGAAGCATTTTGCATATTACTTTCGACGGGTCTTGTCCGACAGTTTCTATCCAGTGCTGCATGGAGCtatcggggtgggcagtgccttcgAAGGTTGGAGTCCCCGTGAGCAGGATGTTGTGTACCAGGTGCTCATACCCATGACACCTCCCCGAGGACACAGCTTCCAcctagagctgggcactgcagggcagaggcgCTTGAGGAACTTCCACATCCGCGTGCAGCAGGAGTGCACCTgcacgagggagcagcaggatgacaacacgctatgcttcctgcaccaccctgaggaggagctgagggggtgtcaggatcccagcctcctcGATACCCTGTGCACGGGCTGCTACCTGgatgtgcagaaaactgctcGCTGGTTCTACCAGCTGGTGAAAGCAATCTGGCCGGCTTTGCCTCAGTCACACCAATGGCATttagtgctgctgccctccagacGCTCCTGCCGGTTCAAGGTGACCAATGGCACAGAAAGCTACCAGATTGAGATGCTGTTTGGGGTGCGGCAAGGCAACTCAGATGTCTTTGCAAGCAGTCAGCCTAGGCAAGCCCACACCTCAAGCACAATCTGGCCGGAGAGCTACGCCGTGGCCGAGATGAAGTTCTTCAGGTACATCGCCAGGCGGGCTCCCCCTGACAGCTTGCACCTGAAATGCCTGCAATTCTTCACTCGTCTTCAGCTGGGCTTAGGCTTCTCCACctacaccatgaagaccatCGTCATGCACATCCTGAGCGTCTTACCCGTGTCACAGTGGCGCAGGAGACATTTTGTGAGGCGGCTGATGGATATCAGCGAGAGTCTGCGCACGTGTGTGGAAGTGAGACGCCTCAATCACTTCATTGTGGGCAACCAGAGGCTTCCTGAGGGGATCCATTTGCCCCCAGAGGTCCTAATGGCCGGGTCGTgcaatctcttccatgacctggTGATGGATCCGGTTGCCCACTCCCAGGCCATGAGCCAGTACGTGGATCTGCACCAGTGGTTCAAACGGATCCTTAAAAATGAACagtga